One stretch of Rhodoferax lithotrophicus DNA includes these proteins:
- a CDS encoding pseudouridine synthase encodes MPNTPKPPVFRRAAPPVAKPAIPAGQTNTAAHGAGGTLRLNKRMAELGLASRREADEWIAKGWVKVNGRVAEMGMQVAPDVRIEVDKQATGAQAKQVTVLINKPLGLVSGQAEDGHEPAITLVQPQNRWAEDNARFFFHPSQLKSLVPAGRLDIDSTGLLVLTQDGRVARQLIGEDAVMEKEYLVRVMYTGVLNAAAATSAAATYAAAPGVGRPKPAAPIQLSRIDDDDPVSQDVQSVFPPDKLALLRHGLSLDGQALKPAKVEWQNPEQLRFVLTEGKKRQIRRMCEQVGLKVVGLKRVRIGHVMLGNLPVGQWRYLAPHERF; translated from the coding sequence ATGCCGAACACTCCCAAACCCCCCGTTTTTCGTCGTGCCGCGCCTCCAGTGGCCAAACCTGCCATTCCTGCCGGGCAAACCAACACCGCCGCCCACGGTGCCGGGGGCACGTTGCGCCTGAACAAACGTATGGCCGAACTGGGTCTGGCTTCCCGCCGCGAGGCCGATGAATGGATTGCCAAGGGTTGGGTCAAGGTGAATGGCCGGGTTGCCGAGATGGGCATGCAGGTGGCCCCCGACGTGCGTATTGAGGTGGACAAACAAGCCACCGGAGCCCAGGCCAAACAGGTGACGGTGTTGATCAACAAGCCACTGGGGTTGGTGAGTGGCCAGGCCGAAGACGGGCATGAACCGGCCATTACCCTGGTGCAACCGCAAAACCGCTGGGCTGAGGACAACGCACGCTTTTTCTTTCACCCCAGTCAGCTCAAAAGCCTGGTGCCTGCCGGTCGGCTCGACATTGATTCCACCGGCCTGCTGGTGCTGACGCAAGATGGCCGGGTGGCACGCCAGCTGATTGGTGAAGATGCGGTGATGGAAAAAGAATACTTGGTGCGGGTGATGTACACCGGTGTGCTCAATGCCGCTGCCGCCACGTCAGCCGCAGCCACCTACGCCGCCGCACCGGGCGTAGGCAGGCCCAAACCCGCCGCGCCCATCCAGCTCAGCCGTATTGACGATGATGACCCGGTCAGCCAGGACGTGCAGTCGGTGTTTCCGCCGGACAAACTGGCCCTGCTGCGCCATGGTTTGAGCCTGGATGGCCAGGCCCTGAAACCGGCCAAGGTCGAATGGCAAAACCCCGAACAATTGCGCTTTGTGCTCACCGAGGGCAAAAAGCGCCAGATTCGCCGCATGTGTGAACAAGTTGGCCTGAAAGTGGTGGGCCTCAAGCGTGTGCGGATTGGCCACGTGATGCTGGGTAACCTGCCGGTGGGGCAATGGCGTTATCTGGCCCCGCATGAGCGGTTTTGA
- a CDS encoding ABC transporter substrate-binding protein — MSTMKKIAVAALFSWAAGVFAQTDRGVVNAICSTDLSWCELAAQGFTRSTGIKVLQSHKATGEAGAQLRAEAANPKTDIWWGGTGDPFLQAAEQGLLEPYRPEYMNDLHSWSVRQYAMTQNLVGGFYTSAIGFGWNTELLKKKKLAEPKCWADMIKPEYKGDIEISHPASSGTAYTILAGLVQMMGEEAAFDYMKKLHKNISSYTRSGQAQAPNVAKGEVAIGISFIFGFDSWRYQNFPVKTMAPCEGTSYEVGGIAMVKGQRNKENAKRYYDWLMSPAGQAIGGRANSLQVPANKTFKLDPRIPLLDNVRLIKYDFEKYGKAAERKRLLERWRKEVESLPR, encoded by the coding sequence ATGTCGACTATGAAAAAAATAGCTGTTGCCGCTTTATTTTCATGGGCTGCAGGTGTTTTTGCGCAAACAGATCGGGGTGTGGTGAATGCCATTTGCAGCACTGACCTGAGCTGGTGTGAGCTGGCCGCGCAGGGATTTACCCGCAGCACCGGCATCAAGGTGTTGCAGTCCCACAAAGCCACCGGTGAAGCTGGGGCCCAGTTGCGGGCCGAAGCCGCCAACCCCAAGACCGATATCTGGTGGGGCGGCACCGGCGACCCGTTTCTGCAAGCTGCCGAGCAGGGCTTGCTGGAGCCCTACCGCCCGGAGTACATGAACGATTTGCACAGCTGGAGCGTGCGCCAATACGCCATGACACAAAACCTGGTGGGCGGGTTTTACACCTCGGCCATCGGTTTTGGCTGGAACACCGAGCTGCTCAAAAAGAAGAAGCTGGCCGAACCCAAGTGCTGGGCTGACATGATCAAGCCTGAATACAAGGGCGACATCGAAATTTCGCACCCGGCATCCAGTGGCACGGCCTACACCATTCTGGCCGGTCTGGTGCAGATGATGGGGGAAGAGGCCGCCTTTGACTACATGAAAAAGCTGCACAAAAACATCAGCAGCTACACCCGCAGCGGCCAGGCCCAGGCCCCGAATGTGGCCAAGGGCGAAGTGGCCATCGGCATCAGCTTTATCTTTGGTTTTGACAGCTGGCGGTATCAGAACTTTCCGGTGAAAACCATGGCGCCATGTGAAGGCACCAGTTATGAAGTGGGCGGCATCGCCATGGTCAAGGGCCAGCGCAACAAGGAAAACGCCAAACGTTATTACGACTGGCTGATGAGCCCGGCCGGTCAGGCCATTGGCGGGCGTGCCAACAGCTTGCAAGTACCGGCCAACAAAACCTTCAAGCTCGACCCGCGTATTCCGCTGCTGGACAACGTGCGGCTGATCAAATACGACTTTGAAAAATACGGCAAAGCTGCCGAGCGCAAACGCTTGCTGGAGCGCTGGCGCAAAGAGGTGGAGTCGTTGCCGCGCTAA
- a CDS encoding DctP family TRAP transporter solute-binding subunit — translation MKFVSRTLTALACATGLAFALPAMAVEKINIGVVTGPTFVHTVAAQKFKEEVDKALPGKYDVVVHHSAALGSETQVLQQLQLGTVQMSVCTTGPIEAFVPEIKALELPFLFSSYEATDKVLDGPIGLDLLKRFDKSGLVGMHFLDNGFRNVTNSKRPVQGPDDLKGMKIRTMESPTHLAIWRAIGANPTPMAWPITTQLQQGVLDGQENPISVISAGKLNEAGQKYLSLTRHVYSALVFVGSKAFMDKLPAADRKVFMDAAATASIAGRKFVRNNEASQLAALKAAGMQVVENPDLAAFRAKTEPVYASLSGDTKKIVEEIRKTVK, via the coding sequence ATGAAATTCGTCTCCCGTACTTTGACTGCTCTGGCCTGTGCCACCGGTCTGGCTTTTGCACTACCGGCCATGGCCGTTGAAAAAATTAATATTGGTGTGGTCACTGGCCCCACTTTTGTCCATACGGTGGCCGCGCAAAAGTTCAAGGAAGAGGTCGACAAGGCTTTGCCTGGTAAATACGATGTGGTGGTGCATCACTCGGCTGCGTTGGGGAGCGAAACCCAGGTGCTGCAGCAGTTGCAGTTGGGAACGGTACAGATGAGTGTCTGCACCACCGGCCCCATTGAAGCCTTTGTGCCCGAAATCAAGGCACTGGAACTGCCCTTCCTGTTCAGCTCGTATGAAGCCACCGACAAAGTGCTGGACGGCCCGATTGGTCTGGATTTGCTCAAACGGTTTGACAAATCCGGTCTCGTGGGCATGCACTTTCTGGACAATGGTTTTCGCAATGTGACCAATTCCAAGCGCCCCGTACAGGGTCCGGATGACCTTAAAGGTATGAAGATCCGTACCATGGAGTCTCCGACCCACCTGGCCATCTGGCGCGCCATTGGTGCGAATCCCACGCCCATGGCCTGGCCCATCACCACGCAACTGCAGCAGGGGGTGCTCGACGGGCAAGAAAACCCGATTTCAGTAATCTCCGCTGGCAAACTCAATGAAGCGGGTCAAAAATACCTGTCGTTGACACGCCACGTCTATTCTGCGTTGGTGTTTGTCGGCAGCAAGGCTTTCATGGACAAGCTGCCTGCTGCTGACCGCAAGGTGTTTATGGATGCCGCAGCTACCGCCTCCATTGCTGGCCGCAAGTTTGTGCGTAACAACGAAGCCTCGCAGCTGGCAGCATTAAAAGCCGCGGGTATGCAAGTGGTGGAGAACCCGGATCTGGCAGCCTTTCGCGCCAAGACGGAACCGGTTTATGCGTCTTTGAGTGGCGACACCAAAAAAATCGTCGAAGAGATTCGCAAGACCGTCAAGTAA
- a CDS encoding TRAP transporter small permease yields the protein MRFHQRLMAVSDQLNHWVERLLLLAGVTISLILFAQVLARYAGHSLSWSEEIGRYLLVATTFLGATVAYKRAHFIGLAGFGARFGRVVEQLITRSLQALTLGCFGLITWYGVIYTLKSWDQTSTAIQMPMSLPVSVVPLSGAIFLVHILTDMTRRKAETEPHERGAE from the coding sequence ATGCGTTTTCATCAAAGACTGATGGCCGTCAGCGATCAGCTTAATCATTGGGTCGAGCGCCTGCTTTTATTGGCTGGCGTGACCATTTCACTTATCTTGTTTGCTCAAGTGTTGGCCCGCTACGCCGGGCATTCACTGAGCTGGTCAGAAGAAATTGGCCGCTATCTGCTGGTCGCCACCACGTTTCTGGGGGCTACCGTGGCCTACAAACGTGCCCACTTCATCGGACTGGCCGGTTTTGGCGCACGTTTTGGACGGGTGGTGGAGCAACTCATCACGCGCAGCCTGCAAGCGCTCACGCTGGGTTGTTTTGGTTTGATCACCTGGTATGGGGTGATCTATACACTCAAATCCTGGGATCAGACCTCGACCGCCATTCAGATGCCGATGTCGCTGCCTGTTTCCGTGGTTCCCCTCTCTGGAGCTATTTTTTTGGTGCACATCCTGACGGACATGACCCGACGCAAGGCCGAGACCGAGCCTCATGAACGGGGTGCAGAATGA
- a CDS encoding TRAP transporter large permease — MIIVLLFGLMFALMALGLPIALSIGLPAIGLIVTPGVFPESATLAALGQTVVQQLFSGVDSFDLLAVPLFMIAGSIMEVGGISRRLIDFCNSLVGWAPGGLAAAAIVASMIIAGISGSAAADTAAIGAVVIPAMIRQGYPPAFAAAVVAAGGSIGIIIPPSIPMVIFGFMTNISTSQLFAGGMLVGVLLGLSFIIVAVWISWRKGYGERVPFTWSEVAVTGKAAIWSMGAPVVVLGGILSGVVTVTEAAALAVFYALLVGTVINRELAWKDLPALIIKSQVAAGGILFIIAMAKIFGWLLAMQQSARLLDVFVSSLSLPPTGLLLMVMALLLVVGCVMETTAALLLLVPVLALLTPQMMVDPVQFGVLVVVNLAIGMLTPPVGICLFVSCSIAGISLGKISRAVMPLVIVALLDLMVAALWPPLTMWLPTLFYR; from the coding sequence ATGATCATTGTCCTGTTGTTTGGCCTGATGTTTGCCTTGATGGCACTGGGCCTGCCGATTGCCCTGTCCATCGGTTTGCCAGCCATTGGCCTGATCGTGACGCCTGGCGTTTTTCCCGAAAGCGCCACGCTGGCCGCACTTGGGCAAACCGTGGTGCAGCAACTTTTTTCCGGTGTGGATTCGTTTGACCTGCTGGCCGTGCCTCTGTTCATGATTGCGGGCTCCATCATGGAGGTGGGCGGCATCTCCCGGCGGCTGATTGACTTTTGCAACAGCCTGGTCGGCTGGGCCCCAGGCGGGCTGGCCGCCGCAGCCATTGTGGCCTCGATGATCATTGCCGGGATTTCAGGCTCGGCGGCCGCAGACACGGCGGCCATCGGCGCGGTGGTGATTCCGGCGATGATTCGCCAGGGCTACCCGCCCGCTTTTGCGGCCGCCGTGGTCGCCGCTGGCGGTTCGATTGGCATCATCATTCCGCCCTCCATCCCGATGGTGATTTTTGGTTTCATGACCAATATCTCGACATCACAATTGTTTGCCGGGGGGATGCTGGTGGGGGTTTTGCTGGGGCTGTCCTTCATCATCGTTGCGGTCTGGATTTCCTGGCGCAAGGGCTACGGTGAGCGTGTGCCGTTTACCTGGAGCGAAGTCGCGGTCACCGGCAAAGCCGCCATTTGGTCCATGGGTGCGCCAGTGGTGGTGCTGGGTGGCATTTTGAGTGGTGTGGTGACCGTCACCGAAGCGGCCGCACTGGCGGTGTTTTATGCCTTGCTGGTGGGGACGGTGATCAACCGGGAACTGGCCTGGAAAGACTTGCCTGCCTTGATCATCAAATCACAAGTGGCTGCGGGTGGTATTTTGTTCATCATTGCCATGGCCAAGATTTTTGGCTGGCTGCTGGCCATGCAACAGAGCGCCCGCCTGCTCGACGTGTTTGTATCCTCACTGTCTTTGCCACCCACCGGTTTGTTGCTGATGGTCATGGCCTTGCTGCTGGTGGTGGGCTGCGTCATGGAAACCACGGCGGCGCTGCTGTTGCTGGTGCCGGTGCTGGCCTTGCTGACACCCCAAATGATGGTCGACCCGGTGCAGTTTGGTGTGCTGGTGGTGGTGAACCTGGCCATTGGCATGCTGACACCGCCTGTGGGCATTTGCCTGTTTGTCAGTTGCAGCATTGCCGGGATTTCGCTTGGAAAAATTTCGCGTGCCGTCATGCCGCTGGTGATTGTGGCACTGCTTGACCTGATGGTCGCGGCATTGTGGCCCCCGTTGACCATGTGGCTCCCTACCTTGTTTTACCGTTGA
- a CDS encoding TRAP transporter small permease, which yields MHLPHEPTHLPVEVPDPSVPDEDTLVPLKIEDWLTVIIMGLLALITFANVLVRYFSDQSFAWTEEFSVFLMIALALVAGSASVARNRQIRIEFFADSGSAARQRALARFGAIMVFLLFALIAVLSSRMVYDDIRYGETSPGIGVPQWWYTIWLPVMSVAIAGRALGLFIRRGRQS from the coding sequence ATGCACTTACCTCACGAACCCACTCACCTGCCCGTTGAAGTGCCAGACCCGTCTGTCCCCGATGAAGACACGCTGGTGCCTTTGAAAATTGAAGACTGGCTGACCGTCATCATCATGGGGCTGTTGGCGCTGATCACCTTTGCCAACGTGCTGGTGCGCTACTTCAGCGACCAGTCATTTGCCTGGACGGAGGAGTTCTCTGTCTTTCTGATGATTGCGCTGGCGCTGGTGGCCGGTTCGGCATCGGTGGCGCGTAACCGGCAGATCCGTATTGAGTTTTTTGCCGACAGTGGCTCTGCGGCGCGGCAACGGGCTTTGGCACGCTTTGGTGCCATCATGGTGTTTCTGCTGTTTGCGCTGATTGCCGTGCTCAGCAGCCGCATGGTTTATGACGACATCCGGTATGGCGAGACTTCACCGGGGATTGGTGTGCCGCAATGGTGGTACACGATCTGGCTGCCCGTGATGTCGGTGGCCATTGCCGGGCGCGCCTTGGGCTTGTTCATTCGCCGGGGGCGTCAGTCATGA
- a CDS encoding TRAP transporter large permease, which translates to MIPTLLFVAFLVMMLLGVPIGAALGLAGAGCIALANSDAQWFGLLAVPQNFYAGLGKYPLLAIPMFVLVGSIFDRSGVALRLVNFAIAIVGRGPGMLPLVAIVVAMFLGGISGSGPANAAAVGAVMITAMSRAGYPAAFSASVVGAAAATDILIPPSVAFIVYSVLVPGASVPALFAAGMIPGVMAGLALIIPTVWMARKHKMGALEASLPRPAFWQSLKEASWGLAAPILILGGMRAGWFTPTEAAVVAVFYGLFVGMAIHHTIKLRDLFVILRESGELSAIILLVVSLAGIFAYSLSTLGVIDPVTNAIVNSGLGEYGVLSLLILMLITVGMFLDGVSIFLIFVPLLWPIVQFYKWDPVWFGVILTLKVALGQFTPPLAVNLMVSCRIANVRMEETVRWVGWMLFSMFLVMVAVILWPELALWLPRYLGY; encoded by the coding sequence ATGATTCCTACCCTGTTGTTTGTGGCTTTTCTGGTCATGATGCTGCTGGGGGTGCCGATTGGGGCTGCTCTCGGCCTGGCTGGCGCGGGTTGTATTGCGTTGGCCAACTCGGATGCGCAATGGTTTGGCCTGCTGGCGGTGCCGCAGAATTTTTACGCGGGGTTGGGCAAATACCCGCTGCTGGCGATCCCGATGTTTGTGTTGGTGGGCTCCATTTTTGACCGCTCCGGGGTGGCTTTGAGACTGGTCAACTTTGCCATTGCCATCGTGGGGCGCGGCCCCGGTATGCTGCCGCTGGTGGCCATTGTGGTGGCCATGTTCTTGGGTGGCATTTCGGGTTCCGGCCCGGCCAATGCGGCAGCGGTGGGTGCGGTGATGATCACCGCCATGTCGCGTGCCGGCTACCCCGCAGCATTTTCTGCCAGCGTGGTCGGGGCGGCTGCGGCGACCGACATCCTGATTCCCCCCTCGGTGGCCTTCATCGTCTACTCGGTGCTGGTGCCAGGGGCCTCGGTGCCCGCCTTGTTTGCCGCCGGCATGATTCCAGGGGTGATGGCGGGTCTGGCGTTGATCATCCCTACCGTATGGATGGCGCGTAAACACAAGATGGGGGCACTTGAAGCCAGTCTGCCACGCCCGGCGTTCTGGCAAAGCCTGAAAGAAGCCTCCTGGGGGTTGGCCGCGCCCATCCTGATTTTGGGCGGTATGCGTGCGGGCTGGTTCACCCCCACGGAGGCGGCGGTGGTGGCCGTGTTTTATGGCTTGTTTGTGGGTATGGCGATTCACCATACCATCAAGTTGCGTGACCTGTTTGTTATCTTGCGCGAGTCAGGGGAGTTGTCGGCCATCATCCTGCTGGTGGTGTCGCTGGCGGGTATCTTTGCGTACTCCCTGTCCACCCTGGGTGTGATTGACCCGGTGACCAATGCCATCGTGAACTCCGGTTTGGGGGAATATGGGGTGCTGTCGCTGCTGATTCTGATGTTGATCACCGTGGGCATGTTTCTGGACGGTGTCTCGATCTTTCTGATTTTTGTGCCTTTGTTATGGCCGATTGTTCAGTTTTACAAATGGGACCCGGTCTGGTTTGGCGTGATCCTGACGCTCAAGGTGGCGCTGGGTCAGTTCACCCCGCCGCTGGCTGTGAACCTGATGGTGTCTTGCCGCATTGCCAATGTACGCATGGAAGAAACCGTGCGTTGGGTGGGCTGGATGCTGTTCTCCATGTTCCTGGTGATGGTGGCCGTCATCCTCTGGCCTGAGCTGGCTTTGTGGTTGCCACGTTATCTGGGCTATTAA
- a CDS encoding DctP family TRAP transporter solute-binding subunit, with amino-acid sequence MKLRRTLLSLMAAAALGTLALTASAETYKAEYKLSMVLNTSTPWGQAGKIWADLVKERTQGRINIKLYPGVSLIQGDQTREFSALRQGVIDMAVGSTINWSPQVKELNLFSLPFLMPDYAALDALTQGDVGKKIFATLDKAGVVPLAWGENGYREVTNSKRPIKSPEDLKGMKIRVVGSPIYSDMFSAMGANPTQMSWADAQPALSSGAVDGQENPLYLFQVLKMHTVGQKFITTWGYVADPLIFVVNKEIWGSWTPADQAIVRQAATDAGKQEIALARKGLVEADKPLLKDIAAVGNVTITQLSAAEREAFVKATRPVYNKWKNTVGADLVNTAERAIAARHK; translated from the coding sequence ATGAAACTACGCAGAACCCTTTTGAGCCTGATGGCGGCCGCCGCGCTGGGAACACTCGCCTTGACTGCCAGCGCAGAAACCTACAAGGCAGAGTACAAGCTGTCGATGGTGCTCAACACCTCCACCCCCTGGGGCCAGGCTGGCAAGATCTGGGCCGATCTGGTGAAAGAGCGCACCCAGGGCCGCATCAACATCAAGCTGTATCCCGGTGTGTCATTGATCCAGGGCGACCAGACGCGCGAATTTTCTGCATTGCGTCAGGGCGTGATCGACATGGCGGTGGGTTCCACCATCAACTGGTCTCCCCAAGTGAAAGAGCTCAACTTGTTCTCGCTGCCGTTCCTGATGCCTGACTATGCGGCGCTGGATGCTTTGACCCAGGGCGACGTGGGCAAGAAAATTTTTGCCACCCTCGACAAAGCTGGTGTGGTGCCACTGGCCTGGGGTGAAAACGGTTACCGGGAAGTGACCAACTCCAAGCGCCCCATCAAGTCACCGGAAGACCTCAAGGGCATGAAAATTCGCGTGGTGGGCTCGCCCATTTACTCTGACATGTTCAGCGCCATGGGTGCCAACCCCACCCAGATGAGCTGGGCAGACGCGCAGCCCGCGTTGTCCAGTGGTGCGGTGGACGGTCAGGAAAATCCCCTGTATTTGTTCCAGGTGCTCAAAATGCACACCGTAGGTCAAAAGTTCATTACCACCTGGGGCTATGTGGCGGACCCCTTGATTTTTGTGGTGAACAAGGAAATCTGGGGCTCATGGACACCTGCTGACCAGGCCATCGTGCGCCAGGCCGCCACCGACGCGGGTAAACAAGAGATTGCCCTGGCGCGTAAAGGCCTGGTCGAAGCAGACAAGCCGTTGCTGAAAGACATTGCCGCAGTGGGTAATGTCACCATCACCCAACTCAGCGCCGCTGAACGCGAAGCCTTTGTCAAAGCCACACGCCCGGTGTACAACAAATGGAAAAATACGGTAGGAGCCGACTTGGTGAATACGGCAGAACGGGCTATTGCCGCACGGCATAAATAA
- a CDS encoding esterase/lipase family protein: protein MTAHLPPKKKSHLHASDLRAITLLATQATHAVTTLSEGVHQSVLSTLGAPGGDTAAQTRGLTGLVYHSIHGVTKLVGQGLAAALTRLEPWLLRLEGPADETFERAAVVAALNGVMGDRLQASGNPLATPMSLRFQGRVLDVAVMPAATHVSGKLLVVIHGLCMNDLQWNAQHAGEPVNHASQLAQALGYTPIYVRYNSGLHVSENGHTLARQLDDLLLHWPVPVTELSVLAHSMGGLVIRSAVQSAQLHGWLWPRQLKNIVFLGTPHHGAPLERAGNWVDVLLGSTPYSRPFAKLGQLRSSGVTDLRYGFVLDSDWQGHDRFRRTPDSRTPLPLPDGVNCFAVAATTAAKRGLLADRLLGDGLVPLRSALGQHDEVARQLHFAQEYIAYRTHHMQLLSSPVVTQQVLAWFGRVQEYPASHLEIISNVPK, encoded by the coding sequence ATGACGGCCCATCTTCCCCCCAAGAAAAAATCCCATTTGCACGCTTCAGATCTGCGGGCCATCACCTTGTTGGCCACGCAGGCCACACATGCCGTGACCACCCTGTCAGAGGGGGTGCACCAATCGGTGTTGAGCACCTTGGGCGCACCCGGCGGCGACACCGCGGCACAAACGCGGGGGCTGACCGGGCTGGTTTACCACAGTATTCATGGCGTAACCAAGTTGGTCGGGCAGGGCCTCGCTGCGGCTTTGACCCGGCTGGAGCCCTGGTTGCTGCGGCTGGAGGGGCCCGCCGATGAAACTTTTGAGCGTGCTGCCGTGGTGGCCGCCCTCAACGGGGTGATGGGTGACCGCTTGCAGGCCAGCGGCAACCCGCTGGCCACACCGATGAGCTTGCGTTTCCAGGGGCGGGTGCTGGATGTCGCGGTGATGCCCGCGGCCACACACGTCAGCGGCAAACTGCTGGTGGTGATTCACGGGCTGTGTATGAATGACTTGCAATGGAACGCTCAGCACGCCGGGGAGCCCGTCAACCACGCCAGCCAGCTGGCGCAGGCACTGGGCTATACCCCGATCTATGTGCGCTACAACTCGGGTCTGCATGTGTCCGAGAACGGTCATACCCTGGCCCGCCAACTGGACGATCTGTTGTTGCACTGGCCGGTGCCAGTGACCGAACTCAGTGTGCTGGCCCACAGCATGGGTGGTCTGGTGATACGCAGCGCCGTGCAGTCGGCACAACTGCATGGCTGGCTATGGCCCAGGCAGTTGAAGAACATCGTTTTCCTGGGTACGCCACACCATGGTGCGCCGCTGGAGCGTGCGGGTAACTGGGTGGATGTGCTGCTGGGCAGCACGCCCTACAGCCGCCCGTTTGCCAAGCTGGGGCAGTTGCGAAGCAGTGGGGTGACTGACCTGCGTTATGGCTTTGTGCTGGATTCAGACTGGCAAGGCCATGACCGGTTTCGCCGCACGCCTGACAGCCGGACACCCCTGCCTTTGCCCGATGGTGTGAACTGCTTTGCTGTGGCAGCCACCACGGCCGCCAAACGTGGCTTGCTGGCGGATCGTTTGCTGGGGGATGGTCTGGTGCCGCTGCGCAGTGCCCTGGGTCAGCATGATGAAGTTGCACGGCAACTGCACTTTGCGCAAGAGTACATTGCCTACCGTACCCATCACATGCAATTGCTCAGTAGCCCGGTCGTGACGCAACAGGTGTTAGCCTGGTTTGGACGAGTGCAGGAATACCCAGCTAGCCATCTTGAAATCATCTCCAACGTCCCCAAATAG